CGGCGGGGCGGGCCGCGATGGCGTCGTGGTGGCGCTTCAGGTTCGGGAACGCGTCGAAGGCGCCCTCGCCGAGCACGAAGGGCAGCATCCGGGCCCAGCCCCAGACCGCCATGTCGACGATCCCGTAGGCGTCGCCCACCATCCACTCGCGCCCGGCGAGATGGCCGTCGAGCACCCCGTAATGGCGCCTCACCTCGTACTGGTAGCGATCGTTCGCGTACGGCACTGTCTCGGGGGCGAAATGGCGGAAATGCACCGCCTGGCCCGAGAACGGCCCGATGCCGGTCGCCACGAACATCAGCCAGGACAGGAGCGCACCGCGCTCGGAGGCCGGAGCCAGGAAGCGGCCGGTCTTCTCGGCGAGGTAGAGCAGGATCGCGTTCGAATCGAACACCACCGTGCCGTCGTCGACGATCACCGGCACCTTGCCGTTCGGGTTGAGCTTCAGGAAATCGGCCGAGAACTGCTCGCCCTTGCGGGTATCCACCGCCACCGGCTCGTAAGCGAGCCCCGCCTCCTCCAGGAAGAGCGCGACCTTCGTCGGGTTGGGCGAGCCGTTGAAGTAGAAGGTGATCATCCAGGCCTCCGGGGAGCGGGTGGGTCGTCCTCACAGGCCTCAAATCGCGGCCCGGATCAATCGAAGGCCCCGAAACCCAGCGTTGCCGCGCGGGGCCTGGACTCCGGGCGCCGATCCGCCATGGTACGGGTTCTGTCCGCCGGATGACCCCTCCCCTGTTCCTCACCCCCGACGAGTGGAGCGCGCTCCGGCTCAGCCTGCTGGTGGCGAGCGTGGCGACGCTCGCGAGCCTGCTGCCGGGGCTCGCGGTCGCCTATCTCCTCGCTCGCCGGGAGTTCCGCGGCCGGGCGCTCCTCGACGGACTGGTCCACCTGCCGTTGATCCTGCCGCCGGTGGTGACCGGCTACCTGCTGCTCCTCGCCTTCGGGCGCCGGGGCTGGTTCGGGCCGGCGCTCGCGGAGGTCGGCATCGTGTTCTCGTTCCGCTGGACCGGGGCGGCGCTCGCCAGCGCGGTGATGGGCTTCCCGCTGATGGTGCGGGCGATGCGGCTCTCCCTCGAGGCTGTCGACCGCAAGCTCGAACAGGCCGCCGGCACGCTCGGGGCCTCGCCGGCCGCGGTCTTCCTCGTCGTCACCCTGCCGCTCTCGCTCCCGGGCATCCTCGCTGGGGCGGTGCTCGCCTTCGCCAAGGCGATGGGGGAGTTCGGCGCCACCATCACCTTCGTGTCGAACATCCCGGGCGAGACCCAGACCCTTCCGTCCGCGATCTACACCCTGACCCAGGTGCCGGGGGGCGAGGCGGGGGCGCTCCGCCTGACCCTGGTTTCCGTCGCCCTGTCGATGGCGGCGCTGCTGGCCTCCGAGTGGCTGGCGCGGCGGGCGAAGCGCAGGCTGGGCGCATGATCGAGGTCGCGGTCCGGCACGTCCGCGGCGCCTTCGCGCTCGATGCGGGCTTCACTGCGGAGGGGCGGGTCACCGCCCTGTTCGGCCGATCCGGCTCCGGCAAGTCGACCCTCGTCGACGTGATCGCCGGCCTCGTGCGGCCGGATCGTGGGCGGGTGGTGGTCGACGGCGTCACGCTCCTCGATACGGATCATGGTGTCCGGGTGCCGGTGCACCGGCGCCGGATCGGCTACGTCTTCCAGGACGCGCGGCTCATGCCGCATCTGAGCGTGCGCCAGAACCTGCTGTTCGGGCGCTGGTTTTCCCGCGACCGCGCCGGCGGCCCGAGCCTGGAGGCGGTGGCCGATCTTCTCGGAATCAGCGCCCTGCTCGACCGGCGGCCGGCCGGGCTGTCGGGCGGGGAGCGCCAGCGCGTCGCGATCGGCCGGGCCCTGCTCGCCCGGCCGCGGCTCCTGCTGATGGACGAGCCGCTCTCGGCGCTGGACGAGGCGCGCAAGGCCGAGATCCTGCCCTACGTGGCGCGCCTGCGCGACGAGGCGCGGGTGCCGATCATCTATGTCAGCCATGCGCTCGCCGAGGTGGCACGCCTCGCCGACACGGTGGTGGTGCTGGATCACGGACAAGTGGCGGCCTGCGGCCCCGCCGCCGAGATCCTGCGCCGGGGCGGGCTGTTTCCGGGCCGCGACACGGGAGAGACCGGCGCCCTGCTGCACCTGCGTGTCGCCGCCCATGACAACGCCTTCGGCCTCACCCGCCTAGACGGCCCGCCCGGCCGCCTGACCGTGCCGCGGCTGCCCCTGCCTTTGGGCACGACCGTGCGGGTGCGGGTGCGGGCCCGCGACGTGCTGGTGGCCCGCGAGGCGCCGCGCTCCTTGAGTGCCCGCAACGTCCTCTCCGGCACCGTCACAGCCGTGGCCCCGGGCGACGGACCCCATGCCCGGGTCGAGATCGCCTGCGGCGAGGCGAGCCTGGTCGCCGAGGTGACGCGTCTCGCCGTCCACGAACTCGCCCTCGTGCCGGGCCTGCCGGTGGTGGCGATCGTGAAGAGCGTGGCGTTCGACGAGGAAACGATCGGCGCAGTCGAGATCTGAGGGCCCGCGTCGACGACGAGGCGAAGACGGGATGGAGACAACCCGTCCGGCAGCCGCTATGATCCTTACGTCAGCGGACACCTTCCCGGCTGCGAGAGCCCATGGCGCGTGGGTGTACGGCGGCATTCGCCGGCCGCCGTCGAAACCCGAAAGGGCTGAGCAGGCATGGCCGGGAAGGAGGTGACGGATGTGAACGGTTTTCCGATACTCACCATCACCATCACGAAAAGCCCGACCGGATGGTCTCTGACCATCACGATCGGGCTCATGTAGTGAGCTGAACCACTGACAAGAGGGCTCGCGGGCCGCCACCCGCGAGCCCTCACCCGCCGAAGATAGGCCCGGCCGCTACGTCAATCAATCGGCGACACCGAATCTTTCGGTGCTTTGGCGCCGCCATTTCCGAAGGCCGCGCACATACCCGCGTGACGCGAACGGAAACGGCGGGCCTTCCGGCCCGCCGCTTCGTTACCTCACCGGATCGCCGGTCTTAGCGCGCGCCCGGCAGACGCTGAGCCATCGCCAGGTGCTGCTCCATCACCGGCAGCGCCTGCTGGACGTAGGCGCGCAGGGCCGGATTCGGGCCCGACTGGGCGTAGGCCTGGTAGCTGGCGACGGTCATGCCGTGGGCCTGGACCTGCATGCGGGCATAGGTCCGGTCGAAGGCCGGGCCGGCCGGGGTGTCGGCGAGCTCGGCGAGCATCGCCTGCTGCTGCGGGCCGAGCGGGATGGCGCGGGTGGCCGCCGTGGTGGTCACGTCGCCGTCGAAATCGACCGCGTTGGCACCGACCTGCGCGCCGCGGGCCGCACCCGCACCGAGACCCTCGAGGCCGCCGACCGGGCCGCCCTGGAGCGTGCCGCCGACGACGCCCGCCGCCGCGCCGGTGGCCGCGCCGACCGCGCCGCCCGCGATGGCGAAGGGCGCCTCGATCAGGCCGCCGATGCCGGCGCCGGTGCCGCGGGCCACGTTCTCACGGCCGCCGAGCAGTGCGACGTTGGCGGCACGGTGGTCGCGGATCATCTCGCGGGCATAGGTGCGGATGCGCGGGTTGCGCGACTTCTCGAGGGCGATCTGGCTCGACTTGACCTCGAACGCGTTCGACATCAGCGCCATCGAGCGGAACTGGTTGAAATCGCCGACCTGCTGCGCGAAGGCGGGGGTGGCGAGCGCAACGGCAAGACCGGTCAGGGCAACGAGCGTCTTCATCGGTGATCTCCTGAAATTCTGTTCTTGAGCGTCGGGTCCGGTCAACGACCGAATATCGAGCCATTCGTTCCGAGCGGCTTGGCAGGACGCTTTCGGTGCGGACAACGAGCTTTCGCGAACATTGTTCCCGCCTTTGCGTCATCATCGTCACGGCCCGCCCCTGGCCGGAAGGCAGCCCGCTCCGGTATGACGGACCTCGACGCCCCGGACCGTCCGGGCGCGAAACAGCGACGTGATCGACCCCTCGTGACACGCCCCGCTCCCCTGCCGCTGATCCAGGCCTTGCGGGCGCTCGCCGCCCTGATGGTCGCTGCCGGCCACGCGCAGTTCGAGGTCGCGGGCCTCGCCGCCCGGGCGGGACTTTCCTTCGTCCCGGCGGCGTGGCTGCCCTGGCCGGCGGGGGTCGACGTGTTCTTCGTCATCTCCGGCTTCATCATCGTGCACGCCTCAGCCCCCCTGCACGGGCGGGCACGTCCGAGACGGATCTTCCTCGCGCATCGGATCGCCCGGGTGGTGCCGCTCTACTGGCTCGCCACCACGCTCGTCCTCGCCCTCGCCTTTGCGAGGCCGGGCCTCCTCGGCGCCGGGACCGAGGGACCGGGCTATCTAGTGGCCTCCTACCTGTTCTGGCCGATGGCCCGGACCGACGGCGCGGTGCAGCCGCTGTACTCGCTCGGCTGGACGCTCAACTACGAGATGGCGTTCTACGCACTCTTCGCCCTCGCGCTGCCGCTCGGCCGGCGCGGCGCGGTGCTCGGCGTTCTCGCGCTGCTCGCCGGCCTCGTGCTCAGCGGGCAGCTTCCTGGGCCATGGCCGGTGCCGCTGGCGTTCTGGAGCGACCCGATCGTGGTCGAATTCGCCTGCGGCGCCGGCCTCGCCCTGGCGCGGCAGGAGGGGTTGCGATTGCCGGGCCCCGCCCGTCTCGCGCTCGCCGTCGCGGGACTCGCCCTTCTATCGCTGGCCGGCGAGGCGCCCGCCCTTCCCCGCTGCCTCGCCTGGGGCGGGCCCGCCTTGCTCCTCGTCGCGGCTGTCGCGCTCGGGCCGGCGGGCGGGGCGGGACGCCGGCTCCGGCCGGCCATCGTACTGGGAGACGCGTCCTATGCCCTCTATCTGGCTCATCCCTTCGTCGTACGGGGCGTGCGCATCGCCGCCGAGGCGACGGGCCTCGCGGCCCTGACCGGGCCCGGCATTCTGGCGGTGCTGATGCTGGTCCTCGCCAGCCTCGCGGCGATCCTGCTGCACCGCACCGTCGAACGGCCCCTTACCCGTGCCGCGCGAGCCGTGCTCGAACCGGCACGCACACCGCGACCGGCCGTGAATTAAGCACTGACAAGCCCGGATCTCCCAGGGGCGGGCGGGTGCCGACCCGTTGACACTCCATTCGCGGCATGCTGTTTCGCTATGCGATACGCGCATAAGCGCGAGTGAGGAAACGCAGGGGTGACGCGCCGACATGGCTCAACCGACCACCCACGCCGAGGGACGCGCCCGAGCGGGTGCCGAGGGCCGGGACATCGTCCTGTCCACCGAGGGACTGACCAAGGAGTTCAAGGGCTTTCGCGCCGTGAACGGCGTGACGCTCGAGGTGCAGCGCGGCACGATCCACGCGCTGATCGGCCCGAACGGCGCCGGAAAGACCACCTGCTTCAACCTGCTGACGAAGTTCCTGGTGCCGTCGGCGGGCTCGATCCGCTATAACGGCCGCGACATCACCGGCATGAAGCCGGCGGACGTGGCCCGGCTCGGCCTGGTCCGCTCGTTCCAGATCTCGGCGGTCTTCCCGCACCTGACCGTCAAGGAGAATGTCCGCATCGCCCTGCAGCGGCGCAAGCGCGGCGACTCGTTCGACTTCTGGCGCTCCGAGACGGTGCTGCGGGCGCTGAACCAGGAAGCCCTGGAGCTGGTCGAGGCGGTGGGCCTCAGCGAGTTCGCCGACATTCCGGCGGTGGAACTCTCCTACGGCCGCAAGCGCGCGCTCGAGATCGCCACCACCCTGGCGCTGGAGCCCGAGATGCTGCTCCTCGACGAGCCGATGGCCGGCATGGGCCACGAGGACGTCGACCGGACCGCGGCGCTGATCCGCCGGGTCTCGGCGAACCGCACCATCCTGATGGTCGAGCACAACCTGTCGGTCGTCGCCTCGCTCTCCGACCGCATCACCGTGCTGGCGCGCGGCCAGGTGCTGGCGGAGGGCGACTACGCCACCGTGTCGAAGGATCCCCGCGTGATTGAGGCCTATATCGGAGCCGGTCATGGCTGAGGCGGTGATGACGAAGCCGGTCCCCGCAGGCAGCGCGAGCGCCGCCCCGCTGCTGGCCGTGCAGGGGTTGGAGGGCTGGTACGGCGAGAGCCACGTGCTGCACGGCATCTCCTTCGACGTGAAGCCCGGCGAGGTGGTGACGCTGCTCGGCCGCAACGGCGCCGGCAAGACCACCACCTTGCGCGCCATCATCGGCATCTTGGCTAAGCGCAAGGGCTCGATCCGCTACGACGGCACCGAGACCATCGCCATGGCCTCGCGCAACATCGCGAAGCTGGGCTTGGGCTACGTGCCGGAGGAGCGCGGCATCTTCTCGAGCCTGTCGGTCTACGAGAACCTGATGCTGCCGCCGCGGGTGAAGCCCGGCGGGATGACGGTGGAGCAGATTTACACCCTGTTCCCGAACCTCAAGGAGCGCTCGGGCAGCCAGGGCACCAAGCTGTCGGGCGGAGAGCAGCAGATGCTCGCCATCGGCCGCATCCTGCGCACCGGCGCCAAGCTGATCCTGCTCGACGAGCCGACCGAGGGCCTGGCACCGGTCATCGTGCAGCAGATCGGCCGGACCATCGCCCGGCTGAAATCCGAGGGCTACACGATCATCCTGGTGGAGCAGAACTTCCGCTTCGCCCAGACCGTGGCCGACCGGCACTTCGTGGTCGAGCAGGGCCGGGTGATCGACATGATCCCCAACAGCGAACTCGACGCCAACATCGACAAGCTCCACACCTATCTCGGCGTGTGATGCGGGCGCGGGTCCTCCTCACGGCCCTGCTGGCGGGCCTCGCTTCGAGCGTGGCGGCTGTTGCCGGCGCCCCGGTGAAGATCGGCGTGCTGAACGATCGCTCGGGCGTCTATGCCGACATCTCGGGCGAGGGCTCGGTCGTCGCCGCCCGCATGGCGGTGGAGGATTTCCGCCCGCAAGGCCACGACCTCGCGGTCGAGGTCGTGGCCGGCGACCACCAGAACAAGCCCGCCGTCGGCGCGGCGCTCGCCCGGGCCTGGTACGACCGGGAGGGGGTGGACGCGATCTTCGACGTGCCGACCTCCTCGGTGGCGCTCGCCGTCCACCAGGTCACCCGCGAGCGGAACAAGGTCTTCGTCGATTCGGGCGCCGGTACGGCCGACCTCACCGGGCCGGATTGCTCGCCCAACACCGTCCATTGGACCTTCGACACCGTGGCGCTCGCCAACGGCACCGGCGGCGCCATGGTCAAGCGCGGCGGCGACACCTGGTTCTTCGTCACCGCCGACTACGCCTTCGGCGAGGCGGTGCAGCGCGACACCACGGCGCTCATCCTGCGCAAAGGCGGCAGGGTGCTGGGCAGCGTCAAGACGCCGTTCCCGGCGGCGGATTTCGCGCCGTCCTTACGCCAGGCGCAAGGCTCGGGCGCCAAGGTGATCGGCCTCGCCAATGCCGGCGGCGACACGATCGGGGCGGTGCGCGAGGCGGCGCGGCTGAAGGTGACCGAGGGCGGCCAGGCGCTGGCCGGCCTGCTGATCTTCTCCTCCGACATCCACTCCCTCACCCCGAAGGTGGCGCAGGGGCTGGTCCTGACCGAGCCGTTCTACTGGGACCTCAACGAGGGCACGCGCGCCTTCTCGGACCGCTTCGCCCGCCGGTTCGGGGGCCGCAAGCCCACCGCCGCCCAGGCCGGGGTCTATGCCGGGGTGCTGCACTACCTCAAGGCTGTGGCGGCCCTGCGCAAGGCCGATGACGGGCGCCGGGTCGTGGCGAAGATGAAGGAGCTGCCGACCGACGATCCGCTGTTCGGCAAGGGCAGTATCCGGTCGGACGGCCGCAAGATCCACGACATGTACCTGTTCGAGGTCAAGAAGCCGTCCGAATCCAAGGGCGAGTGGGACCTCTACCGGACGCTGGCGACGATCCCCGGCGCGGAGGCCTTCCGGCCCCTCGACCAGGGCGGCTGCCCGCTCGTCACCAAGGCCGCGCAGGCCGGGACGGCGGCGCCGAACGAGGGCGCGCGGCCCTGAACGAGGGCCGGGACGTCCTGCAATGACGAGAGGCGGGCATCATAGGCCCGCCCGGATTTCGAGATGAATGCCGCCGCGTGCGGGCGGCGCCACCAGGGAGGATAGTCGATGCTGAAACGGTTGTTGCTCGCCAGCGCGCTCTGCGCCGTTGCCGCCGGCCAGGCGCTCGCGCAGACCCCGGTCAAGATCGGCGTGCTGAACGACCGCTCGGGCGTCTATGCCGACATCTCGGGCGAGGGCTCGGTCGCCGCCGCCCGGATGGCGGTGGAGGACTTCAAGGCCGCCGAGAAGGGCCTGAAGGTCGAGATCGTCGCCGCCGACCACCAGAACAAGCCGGATGTCGGCGCCTCGATCGCCCGGCAATGGTACGACCGCGACGGCGTCGACGCGATCTTCGACGTGCCGACCTCCTCGGTGGCGCTCGCCATCAACCAGGTCACCCGCGAGAAGAACAAGGCCTTCATCAATTCGGGCGCCGGCACCGCGGATCTCACCGGTCCGCAATGCTCGCCGAACACCGTGCACTGGACCTACGACACGGTGGCGCTCGCCAACGGCACCGGCGGCGCCATGGTCAAGCGCGGCGGCACCACCTGGTTCTTCCTCACCGCCGATTACGCCTTCGGCCAGGCGCTGCAGCGCGACACCACCGAGGTGGTGACCAAGAACGGCGGCAAGGTGGTCGGCGCGGTCAAGACGCCGTTCCCGACCGCCGACTTCTCGTCCTTCCTGCTCCAGGCCCAAGGGTCCGGCGCCAAGGTGATCGGGCTGGCGAACGCCGGCGGCGACACCATCAACGCCATCAAGCAGGCGGCGGAGTTCGGCATCACCGAGGGCGGCCAGGCCATCGCCGGCCTGCTGATCTTCTCGTCCGACATCCATGCGCTCACCCCGAAGGTGGCGCAGGGGCTGGTGCTGACCGAGCCGTTCTACTGGGACCTCAACGACGGCACCCGCGCCTTCTCCGACCGCTTCGCCAAGCAGGCCGGCGGCAAGAAGCCCACCGCCGTGCAGGCCGGCGTCTATGCCAGCGTGCTGCACTACCTGAAGGCGGTCGAGGCGCTGAAGTCGGCCTCGGACGGCGGAAAGGTCGTCGCCAAGATGAAGGAGATCCCGACCGACGATCCGCTCTTCGGCAAGGGCAACATCCGCCCCGACGGCCGCACGATCCACGACATGTACCTGTTCGAGGTCAAGAAGCCGGCCGAGTCGAAGGGTCCGTGGGACCTCTACAAGACCCTGGCGACGATCCCCGGCAACGAGGCGTTCCGCCCGCTCAACCAGGGCAATTGCCCGCTGGTGAACAAGAGCTGATACGCTATCCGGAAGATCCCTTCCGGATAGCGTATGACCAGCCCGCGCGGCACTTGAGCGAAGCCGACTTCCGCATCGCGAAGCGATCGATCGGAAGTCGTACGACGCTCCTTTCCGGCGGCGCTCGACGAGCGCCGCCGGCCCATCCGAATCAGGCCCGGTCCCCACGCGAGTCGCCAGACCCCATGCCAACGATCCTCGGCGTCCCCATGCAGGCGCTCTTCGGCCAGCTCCTGCTCGGCCTCATCAACGGCTCGTTCTACGCCATCCTGTCGCTCGGGCTGGCGATCATCTTCGGCCTGTTGAACATCATCAACTTCACCCACGGCGCGCAGTACATGATGGGCGCCTTCGTCGCCTGGATGCTGCTGAACTATGCCGGCCTCGGCTACTGGTGGGCGCTGCTGCTCGCGCCGATCATCGTCGGCCTGTTCGGGGTGATCCTGGAGCGGCTGCTGATCTCGCGGCTCTACAAGCTCGATCACCTCTACGGCCTGCTCCTCACCTTCGGCCTGGCGCTGATCATCCAGGGCCTGTTCCGCAACGAGTACGGCGTGTCGGGCCTGCCCTACGCGATCCCCTCGGAGCTCTCGGGCGGCCAGCGCCTGCCCTTCATGTTCCTGCCGAACTACCGCGGCTGGGTCGTCGTCGCCTCGCTCGTCGTCTGCATCGCAACCTGGCTCGTCATCGAGAAGACCAAGCTCGGCGCCTACCTGCGCGCGGCCACCGAGAACCCGACCCTGGTCCAGGCCTTCGGCGTCAACGTGCCCCTGCTGCTGACGCTGACCTACGGCTTCGGCGTGGCGCTCGCCGCCTTCGCGGGCGTTCTCGCCGCACCGGTCTATTCGGTGAACCCGAACATGGGCGCCGACATCATCATCGTGGTCTTCGCGGTCGTGGTGATCGGCGGCATGGGGTCGATCCTCGGCTCGATCATCACCGGCTTCAGCCTCGGGCTGGTCGAGGGCCTGACCAAGGTGTTCTACCCGGAAGCCTCCTCGACCGTGATCTTCGTCATCATGGTGCTGGTGCTGCTGGTGAAGCCCGCCGGCCTGTTCGGCCGCACCGCCTGACCCGCCTCGCCTGAAGGATCCCCCACGATGTCCTCCGCCGCGGCGTCCACCGACGCCTCCCCGATCGCCACCGCCCTGCCCGAGGGCCGGGACGCCAAGGCGTTCCATCGCCTCGTCTTCGTCGTCATCGCGGTCCTGCTCGCGGTGCTGCCCTTCATCCTGTATCCCGTCTTCCTGATGAAGGTGCTGTGCTTCGCGCTGTTCGCGCTGGCCTTCAACCTGCTGCTCGGCTACGGCGGCCTTTTGTCCTTCGGCCACGCCGCCTATTTCGGCATGGCGAGCTACGTCACCGCCTACACCGCGAAGAACTGGGGCCTGACGCCGGAACTCGCGATCCTCGGCGGCACCCTGATGGCGGCGCTTCTCGGCCTCGTCTTCGGCGCGCTCGCCATCCGGCGCCAAGGCATCTACTTCTCGATGATCACCCTGGCGCTCGCCCAGATGGTGTTCTTCTTCTCGCTGCAGGCGAAGTTCACCGGCGGCGAGGACGGCATCCAGGCGGTGCCGCGCGGCAACCTGTTCGGAATCATCAGCCTCGCCGACGACCGGGCGCTCTACGGCCTCGTCGCGGTGATCTTCTTCCTCGGCCTCCTGCTGATCTACCGCATCATCCACTCGCCCTTCGGCCAGGTGCTGAAGGCGATCCGCGACAACGAGCCCCGGGCGATCTCGCTCGGCTACCGGGCCAACCAGTACAAGCTCGCGGTCTTCGTGCTCTCGACGACGCTGGCGGGGCTGGCCGGCTCGACCAAGGCGATCGTGTTCCAGCTCGCCTCGCTCACCGACGTGCACTGGTCGATGTCGGGCGAGGTGGTACTGATGACGCTGGTCGGCGGCATGGGCACCGTCTTCGGCCCGATCCTCGGCTCCTTCGTCATCATCGCGATGGAGAACTACCTGGCGCAGTTCGGCGCCTGGGTGACGATCATCCAGGGCGTGGTGTTCGTGGTCTGCGTGCTGGTGTTCCGCGAGGGCATTCTGGGACTCGTGGCGCGGACGTTGAAGCGGCCGCTCTGAGGCGGAGCGGG
This sequence is a window from Methylobacterium sp. SyP6R. Protein-coding genes within it:
- a CDS encoding DUF4142 domain-containing protein codes for the protein MKTLVALTGLAVALATPAFAQQVGDFNQFRSMALMSNAFEVKSSQIALEKSRNPRIRTYAREMIRDHRAANVALLGGRENVARGTGAGIGGLIEAPFAIAGGAVGAATGAAAGVVGGTLQGGPVGGLEGLGAGAARGAQVGANAVDFDGDVTTTAATRAIPLGPQQQAMLAELADTPAGPAFDRTYARMQVQAHGMTVASYQAYAQSGPNPALRAYVQQALPVMEQHLAMAQRLPGAR
- a CDS encoding ABC transporter substrate-binding protein: MLKRLLLASALCAVAAGQALAQTPVKIGVLNDRSGVYADISGEGSVAAARMAVEDFKAAEKGLKVEIVAADHQNKPDVGASIARQWYDRDGVDAIFDVPTSSVALAINQVTREKNKAFINSGAGTADLTGPQCSPNTVHWTYDTVALANGTGGAMVKRGGTTWFFLTADYAFGQALQRDTTEVVTKNGGKVVGAVKTPFPTADFSSFLLQAQGSGAKVIGLANAGGDTINAIKQAAEFGITEGGQAIAGLLIFSSDIHALTPKVAQGLVLTEPFYWDLNDGTRAFSDRFAKQAGGKKPTAVQAGVYASVLHYLKAVEALKSASDGGKVVAKMKEIPTDDPLFGKGNIRPDGRTIHDMYLFEVKKPAESKGPWDLYKTLATIPGNEAFRPLNQGNCPLVNKS
- a CDS encoding ABC transporter ATP-binding protein; translated protein: MAEAVMTKPVPAGSASAAPLLAVQGLEGWYGESHVLHGISFDVKPGEVVTLLGRNGAGKTTTLRAIIGILAKRKGSIRYDGTETIAMASRNIAKLGLGYVPEERGIFSSLSVYENLMLPPRVKPGGMTVEQIYTLFPNLKERSGSQGTKLSGGEQQMLAIGRILRTGAKLILLDEPTEGLAPVIVQQIGRTIARLKSEGYTIILVEQNFRFAQTVADRHFVVEQGRVIDMIPNSELDANIDKLHTYLGV
- a CDS encoding branched-chain amino acid ABC transporter permease, with product MPTILGVPMQALFGQLLLGLINGSFYAILSLGLAIIFGLLNIINFTHGAQYMMGAFVAWMLLNYAGLGYWWALLLAPIIVGLFGVILERLLISRLYKLDHLYGLLLTFGLALIIQGLFRNEYGVSGLPYAIPSELSGGQRLPFMFLPNYRGWVVVASLVVCIATWLVIEKTKLGAYLRAATENPTLVQAFGVNVPLLLTLTYGFGVALAAFAGVLAAPVYSVNPNMGADIIIVVFAVVVIGGMGSILGSIITGFSLGLVEGLTKVFYPEASSTVIFVIMVLVLLVKPAGLFGRTA
- a CDS encoding ABC transporter substrate-binding protein, which translates into the protein MRARVLLTALLAGLASSVAAVAGAPVKIGVLNDRSGVYADISGEGSVVAARMAVEDFRPQGHDLAVEVVAGDHQNKPAVGAALARAWYDREGVDAIFDVPTSSVALAVHQVTRERNKVFVDSGAGTADLTGPDCSPNTVHWTFDTVALANGTGGAMVKRGGDTWFFVTADYAFGEAVQRDTTALILRKGGRVLGSVKTPFPAADFAPSLRQAQGSGAKVIGLANAGGDTIGAVREAARLKVTEGGQALAGLLIFSSDIHSLTPKVAQGLVLTEPFYWDLNEGTRAFSDRFARRFGGRKPTAAQAGVYAGVLHYLKAVAALRKADDGRRVVAKMKELPTDDPLFGKGSIRSDGRKIHDMYLFEVKKPSESKGEWDLYRTLATIPGAEAFRPLDQGGCPLVTKAAQAGTAAPNEGARP
- a CDS encoding glutathione S-transferase family protein; its protein translation is MITFYFNGSPNPTKVALFLEEAGLAYEPVAVDTRKGEQFSADFLKLNPNGKVPVIVDDGTVVFDSNAILLYLAEKTGRFLAPASERGALLSWLMFVATGIGPFSGQAVHFRHFAPETVPYANDRYQYEVRRHYGVLDGHLAGREWMVGDAYGIVDMAVWGWARMLPFVLGEGAFDAFPNLKRHHDAIAARPAAAKAVALKDRFPFKAELDAEARGHMFKHLKPAV
- the modB gene encoding molybdate ABC transporter permease subunit, encoding MTPPLFLTPDEWSALRLSLLVASVATLASLLPGLAVAYLLARREFRGRALLDGLVHLPLILPPVVTGYLLLLAFGRRGWFGPALAEVGIVFSFRWTGAALASAVMGFPLMVRAMRLSLEAVDRKLEQAAGTLGASPAAVFLVVTLPLSLPGILAGAVLAFAKAMGEFGATITFVSNIPGETQTLPSAIYTLTQVPGGEAGALRLTLVSVALSMAALLASEWLARRAKRRLGA
- a CDS encoding branched-chain amino acid ABC transporter permease; this translates as MSSAAASTDASPIATALPEGRDAKAFHRLVFVVIAVLLAVLPFILYPVFLMKVLCFALFALAFNLLLGYGGLLSFGHAAYFGMASYVTAYTAKNWGLTPELAILGGTLMAALLGLVFGALAIRRQGIYFSMITLALAQMVFFFSLQAKFTGGEDGIQAVPRGNLFGIISLADDRALYGLVAVIFFLGLLLIYRIIHSPFGQVLKAIRDNEPRAISLGYRANQYKLAVFVLSTTLAGLAGSTKAIVFQLASLTDVHWSMSGEVVLMTLVGGMGTVFGPILGSFVIIAMENYLAQFGAWVTIIQGVVFVVCVLVFREGILGLVARTLKRPL
- the modC gene encoding molybdenum ABC transporter ATP-binding protein; the protein is MIEVAVRHVRGAFALDAGFTAEGRVTALFGRSGSGKSTLVDVIAGLVRPDRGRVVVDGVTLLDTDHGVRVPVHRRRIGYVFQDARLMPHLSVRQNLLFGRWFSRDRAGGPSLEAVADLLGISALLDRRPAGLSGGERQRVAIGRALLARPRLLLMDEPLSALDEARKAEILPYVARLRDEARVPIIYVSHALAEVARLADTVVVLDHGQVAACGPAAEILRRGGLFPGRDTGETGALLHLRVAAHDNAFGLTRLDGPPGRLTVPRLPLPLGTTVRVRVRARDVLVAREAPRSLSARNVLSGTVTAVAPGDGPHARVEIACGEASLVAEVTRLAVHELALVPGLPVVAIVKSVAFDEETIGAVEI
- a CDS encoding ABC transporter ATP-binding protein, which translates into the protein MAQPTTHAEGRARAGAEGRDIVLSTEGLTKEFKGFRAVNGVTLEVQRGTIHALIGPNGAGKTTCFNLLTKFLVPSAGSIRYNGRDITGMKPADVARLGLVRSFQISAVFPHLTVKENVRIALQRRKRGDSFDFWRSETVLRALNQEALELVEAVGLSEFADIPAVELSYGRKRALEIATTLALEPEMLLLDEPMAGMGHEDVDRTAALIRRVSANRTILMVEHNLSVVASLSDRITVLARGQVLAEGDYATVSKDPRVIEAYIGAGHG
- a CDS encoding acyltransferase family protein is translated as MTRPAPLPLIQALRALAALMVAAGHAQFEVAGLAARAGLSFVPAAWLPWPAGVDVFFVISGFIIVHASAPLHGRARPRRIFLAHRIARVVPLYWLATTLVLALAFARPGLLGAGTEGPGYLVASYLFWPMARTDGAVQPLYSLGWTLNYEMAFYALFALALPLGRRGAVLGVLALLAGLVLSGQLPGPWPVPLAFWSDPIVVEFACGAGLALARQEGLRLPGPARLALAVAGLALLSLAGEAPALPRCLAWGGPALLLVAAVALGPAGGAGRRLRPAIVLGDASYALYLAHPFVVRGVRIAAEATGLAALTGPGILAVLMLVLASLAAILLHRTVERPLTRAARAVLEPARTPRPAVN